The window ACCGGGTGATTCGACGCAGGCGAATCGCCAGCACGATGAGCATGGCGAACCAGACCGCACACAGGACTCGCTGCAGCAGCCCGGCCCAGGGATGGAGCGGCGTCCCATCGTCGACGGCAAAGAAGCCGAGCGCGATGAAGAGCACCAGCATGCCGACGCTGGTGGCCATCGTGTATGCCGACAGGTCGCGCCAATCAGGATCCGCGCGCATACGGCGCGAGAACGTCAGCCATCCGAGTCCGGTTGCGGCGAAGGTCGTGACGGCGCCGGCGACGTGGGGCGGCGTCTCGGTGGGGACGCCATTGACCATCACCCAAGGGAAGAGGCCAGCCAACACGATGCCGACGGCGCCGAGCACCAGGAGGGGAAACCCGAGAGCACCGCGCCGCGCCGGTTGAACGCCCAGGTGCATGCCGCAGACGAATGCCAGGTTCAGCAGGCCAACCACGTAGAAGTTGAGTCTCTGGATCCACCCGGTCGGCCACGCCTCGAGTGCGCTGATTGGCAGCCTGACATGGCTGTACGCAGGGATCAGCAGTCCCTGCAGGATCACGAGCGTCGCGAACAGCACCGGGCCGCCGACGCCGGCCAGTGCCAGCGTTCTGACTCGGGATGCAGCGCGCCGCTCGTCAGGGTCCGAAGCTCCGGATTCAGACAGAGCCATGCGAACTCACATTGATTCCTGCGGGCTTGTCCCGGCGATGCTGCGCGGACGACGCTAGACGTTCCCCGGCGTGGGGTGTACCCACGGCGCCCGATACGGACGCCGCAGGAGCCTGTTGGCTTCGGCGTCGCCGATGACTTCACCCTTCGCGTGGTCCCAGTGAATCGCACGGCCAAGCTGCATCGAGAGGTTGGCCAGGATGCAGGCGGCGGTCGAGATGTAGCCCTGCTCGATGTCCGAGACCGGCTTCTGCCGCGATTCGATGCACTCGAGGAAGTTCTTCATGTGCGCGCGGATCGCGGGCGCCACGTGACGTTCCAGATCCTTCTCGGTCCGGTCCTCGGGGTATTGTTCGAACTCG of the Vicinamibacterales bacterium genome contains:
- a CDS encoding DUF998 domain-containing protein, which translates into the protein MLFATLVILQGLLIPAYSHVRLPISALEAWPTGWIQRLNFYVVGLLNLAFVCGMHLGVQPARRGALGFPLLVLGAVGIVLAGLFPWVMVNGVPTETPPHVAGAVTTFAATGLGWLTFSRRMRADPDWRDLSAYTMATSVGMLVLFIALGFFAVDDGTPLHPWAGLLQRVLCAVWFAMLIVLAIRLRRITR